In Carya illinoinensis cultivar Pawnee chromosome 10, C.illinoinensisPawnee_v1, whole genome shotgun sequence, one DNA window encodes the following:
- the LOC122278687 gene encoding rRNA 2'-O-methyltransferase fibrillarin-like: protein MIRDFVSLDVGAHAHDELGVALKSSNGLLLVGMVVMSLSIISMVIFACGNDNNDKGRGGGCGGGGCGSAGGGGGGGGGGYGSGGGGGDGGGCEGGGCGGGGCRGGG from the coding sequence ATGATTAGAGATTTTGTTTCTCTAGATGTTGGTGCCCATGCACATGATGAATTGGGTGTTGCATTGAAGAGCTCAAATGGACTACTTTTGGTGGGTATGGTTGTCATGTCTCTCTCAATTATATCAATGGTTATCTTTGCTTGTGGCAATGATAACAATGATAAAGGCCGTGGTGGTGGATGTGGAGGTGGAGGTTGTGGATCAGCaggaggtggtggtggaggtggaggtggaggttaTGGATCAGGAGGAGGTGGTGGTGATGGTGGAGGTTGTGAAGGTGGAGGTTGTGGCGGTGGAGGTTGTAGAGGTGGAGGGTGA